A single genomic interval of Geotrypetes seraphini chromosome 1, aGeoSer1.1, whole genome shotgun sequence harbors:
- the LOC117357151 gene encoding tigger transposable element-derived protein 1-like, whose protein sequence is MERLLAIWIKDRQVKGDVTTQDIICHKAKRIYDDLKKNVPGSSSSQANEEEFKASRGWFFRFKKRCGIHSVTMHGEAGSADKKEAEKFSINFQKCIKDEGYCPQQVFNADETGLFWKRMPSRTFITKEEKKLPGHKAMKDRLTLMFSSNASGDLKIKPLLVYHSENPRIFKKNNVIKSKLPVHWKSNQKAWVTQVIFNEWILEIFAPAVKKFLLEKELPLKALLILDNAPAHPKDLEEILQENYPFIKVQYLPPNTTSIIQPMDQQVIANFKKLYTRALFKKVFEECEFGGDNMTVRKFWKEKFDVLMAIRLIKKAWEEVSQRTLISAWKMLVPSWTQEEAVVDDTEVVKDLITVAQRLELEVEEEDVEELIEEHEEELTTEELQALLVQQQDNAQREASSDDEEQQSNNQPIPSADIKNILVKWKAVQEFTNAHYPDSAEANRINDLYSDTLVRYFRQMLEKREKQTTLDRFFMKPLAKKQKMDKDVQDSVDST, encoded by the coding sequence atggagaggctattagcaatttggattaaggacaggcaggtgaaaggTGACGTAACAACCCAAGATATTATCTGTCACAAAGCCAAGAGAATTTATGACGATCTAAAGAAAAACGTCCCTGGAAGTAGCAGCAGTCAAGCTAATGAAGAAGAATTCAAAGCCAGCAGGGGGTGGTTTTTTAGATTTAAGAAAAGGTGTGGAATCCACAGCGTTACTATGCATGGTGAGGCTGGCAGTGCTGAcaagaaagaagcagaaaagttctctattaactttcaaaaatgtattaaggaTGAAGGATACTGCCCACAACAAGTGTTCAATGCCGATGAAACGGGTCTTTTCTGGAAAAGAATGCCGAGCAGAACCTTCATTACAAAAGAGGAGAAGAAATTGCCAGGACACAAAGCCATGAAGGACAGACTTACCCTTATGTTTTCGTCTAATGCCAGCGGAGACCTCAAGATCAAACCTCTATTGGTTTATCACTCTGAAAATCCAAGAATTTTCAAGAAAAATAACGTTATTAAGTCCAAACTGCCCGTCCATTGGAAGTCCAATCAAAAAGCCTGGGTGACCCAAGTTATCTTCAacgaatggattctggaaatcttTGCTCCTGCCGTGAAGAAATTCTTGCTGGAAAAAGAACTGCCGCTCAAAGCCCTTCTGATACTTGACAATGCCCCTGCTCACCCAAAAGACCTAGAGGAAATATTGCAGGAAAAttatccttttatcaaggtgcagtattTGCCACCAAACACCACATCCATTATTCAGCCAATGGATCAGCAAGTTATTGCGAACTTTAAAAAACTCTACACTAGAGCCCTCTTTAAAAAGGTGTTTGAAGAATGCGAGTTTGGTGGAGACAATATGACTGTCCGAAAGTTTTGGAAGGAGAAATTTGATGTCCTTATGGCAATACGACTTATAAAGAAGGCctgggaagaagtgtcacaaaggACCCTAATTTCTGCTTGGAAGATGCTTGTGCCTTCGTGGACCCAGGAAGAAGCAGTAGTTGATGACACAGAAGTGGTGAAGGACCTCATCACAGTGGCCCAAAGGTTGGAattagaggtagaggaagaggatGTAGAGGAGCTTATTGAGGAACACGAAGAAGAGCTGACAACTGAAGAGCTCCAAGCACTTCTGGTCCAGCAACAGGACAATGCTCAAAGGGAAGCGTCATCTGATGACGAGGAGCAACAATCAAACAATCAACCAATCCCAAGTGCTGACATCAAGAACATCCTGGTCAAATGGAAAGCAGTTCAGGAGTTTACCAATGCCCACTATCCTGATTCAGCTGAAGCAAACAGGATCAACGATCTTTACTCCGATACTCTTGTCCGTTATTTCCGGCAGATGttggagaaaagagaaaaacaaacgaCTTTGGACAGGTTTTTCATGAAACCATTGGCCAAAAAGCAGAAAATGGATAAAGATGTGCAAGATTcggtagactctacttag